The Vibrio sp. NTOU-M3 genomic sequence GCTCTTCGTTACCTGTGCCAGCGCCAACTGCAGCTCCTACACGTAGACGGCCTTGTGCATCTTTACATGCGTTAGGCTTACGCTCTGCTTTGTGGAAATCTTTCGCGGTAATCATACCAGTTAGTTGGAACTCATCGTTCACTACCAGTACTTTCTCTACGCGCGCTTTGTGCATTTTCTCTTGAACTTCTTCACGAGTTGCCCCTTCTTTTACTGCTGCTAGGCGCTCTTTAGGCGTCATCACAACATCTACTTTCTTAGAAAGGTCCGTTACAAAGCGAACGTCACGACCAGTGATGATACCAACAAGTTCGTTTGTATCTGTTACCACTGGGAAACCTGCAAAACCATGCTTTTCTGTTAGGGCAACAACATCAGCGATTGTTGCATCAGGGCTTACAGTTACAGGGTGTGAAACTACACCTGCTTCGTAAATCTTCACCTGGTGAACCATCTGAGCTTGCTGCTCAATAGACATGTTTTTGTGGATAAAGCCAATGCCACCCTCTTGCGCTAGCGCAATCGCTAGACGAGCTTCAGTTACGGTGTCCATAGACGCCGAGATCATTGGGATGTTTAGGGTGATGTTCTTAGTCAACTGAGTGCGAAGATCAGCTGTGTTTGGGAGAACGGTGGAGTGAGCTGGCACAAGTAGTACATCATCGAATGTCAGCGCTTCTTTGGCAATTCTTAGCATTTGCAATATCTCACAATTAGAGGAGTAAAAAGAACAATCCAATCTCATCGTTTCGCATAATGAGGGCAACCAATTTTGTGTAACTAGTCACATTTGGATTAGATATTGCGGACGGATTATACGGTTAACGTAATCGCTTGACCACAAATTTTTTAATTTTTTTCTTGCATTTACCCCCTTGATATGTATTATATTGCCGCTAATTTCCATACTCACGTCCACGAGATTAGTAGTGTCATCTCTGACCAATCAAAACATTTTCACTGTTTCCCGTTTGAATGCAGAAGTTCGTTTACTCCTTGAAAACGAAATGGGGATCGTGTGGTTGGTCGGTGAGCTGTCAAACTTTTCCGCCCCCGTATCCGGTCATTGGTATTTCACCCTCAAAGATTCACGTGCTCAAGTGAAGTGTGCAATGTTTAAGGGAAACAATCGTCGTGTCACCTTTAAACCCGTTAATGGCAATCAAGTCTTAGTCAAAGCTCGACTTTCCCTATATGAACCTCGTGGTGACTATCAACTGATCGTTGAAAGCATGCAACCCGAAGGTGATGGTAGGCTGCAACAACAGTTTGATGAGCTCAAGATGAAACTGGCGGGCGAAGGTTTATTTGCTCAGACGAATAAACGCCCGCTCCCTGAACACCCGCAACGTGTCGGTGTTATTACTTCAAAAACGGGCGCAGCTCTGCATGATATTCTTGATGTACTAAAGCGCCGAGATCCTTCGTTACCTGTAGTTATTTACCCGACAATGGTTCAGGGAGAAGAAGCTGCAATTCAAATTGCTCAAGCGATTGGTCGTGCAAATAGTCGAAATGAGTGTGATGTACTCATCGTCGGCCGTGGTGGTGGTTCACTCGAAGATCTGTGGTGTTTCAACAATGAAATTGTAGCGCGCACCATTGCAGCAAGTCAGATCCCTATCATCAGTGCCGTAGGTCATGAAGTCGATGTGACGATTGCAGACTTTGTCGCCGACATGCGGGCGCCAACCCCTTCAGCGGCGGCTGAACTGGTGAGCCGTGACAACAGCCATAAAGATCAAGCACTTCTAACTCGGCAACATAAATTAGCCAGCGCAATGCGCTACTACTTAGCGCAGCAAAAGCAGCAATCAGCTCACCTGATGCACCGATTAGAGCGTCAGCATCCAAGTTATCAACTGCAACGTCAAACACAACAGTTAGATGAGTTAGACATGCGCTTGCAACGCGCAATGCAACGATTCATCACGACGCGCCTGCAAGCCGTTGAGCGTAAGCATCATCGCCTACAATTGAATTCACCAGTAAAACGTTTAGCAGAGCAAAAATCGAAGCTTGATCGCGTTGAGCAAAAGCTAATGGATGCCATGGATCGTAAGTTACTGACCACGCGTCACCAACTGGCAATTGCAGCAGAGAAGCTAGATACGGTAAGTCCACTGGCAACGCTAAAACGTGGTTATTCAATCACACAAACAGAGCAAGGTCAGGTGGTGACTCAAGCGAAAGATGTAAAAACGGGCGACACTTTAGTCACCCGCTTATCTGATGGTGAGCTTCGCTCTACGGTTAACTGACTTTTTGAAACTCAAATCGAACCCGTGACTTTG encodes the following:
- the xseA gene encoding exodeoxyribonuclease VII large subunit; its protein translation is MSSLTNQNIFTVSRLNAEVRLLLENEMGIVWLVGELSNFSAPVSGHWYFTLKDSRAQVKCAMFKGNNRRVTFKPVNGNQVLVKARLSLYEPRGDYQLIVESMQPEGDGRLQQQFDELKMKLAGEGLFAQTNKRPLPEHPQRVGVITSKTGAALHDILDVLKRRDPSLPVVIYPTMVQGEEAAIQIAQAIGRANSRNECDVLIVGRGGGSLEDLWCFNNEIVARTIAASQIPIISAVGHEVDVTIADFVADMRAPTPSAAAELVSRDNSHKDQALLTRQHKLASAMRYYLAQQKQQSAHLMHRLERQHPSYQLQRQTQQLDELDMRLQRAMQRFITTRLQAVERKHHRLQLNSPVKRLAEQKSKLDRVEQKLMDAMDRKLLTTRHQLAIAAEKLDTVSPLATLKRGYSITQTEQGQVVTQAKDVKTGDTLVTRLSDGELRSTVN